One window of Chloroflexota bacterium genomic DNA carries:
- a CDS encoding GAF domain-containing protein, producing the protein MIIQPQWNFIEKSLEHHVSRFFWPNIGLGRKMAIIAAIGVISLVGLFAFLGISALQENTDRTLQERVALAQTMASRIDYVLANIDHALTTAATQEELVDPTQREDALKAVAHRLALFGDQVYLLDNKGRILMTQPPSAPSLSLDHATPVVSVLKGERFSISSTIDAHNPQPSVLAAAPIRNAAGEVIGLLALTIDLNGSNIGVLANSPALGETSYADLVDANGVILSSSRSDRVSKFGDHSGNLIRMIQDHRPLVTTCHDCHVSSWGLDRQREVLAFAPLYRAQWGVAVHQGEAEAFAPRHQLLSKIFTLGAMALLGVLGLVYVTTRMVITPVQALTTATRRIASGDLKTPLEVHGRDEIGTLTRSFDEMRLRLKTSMEESQAWNRELDRRVQERTAACVAAQEEAQRSRDQLQTVMDSLSDELMVIDRDYRVRQVNARLSRHLDDGCAAIGKSCYEIAHGSTPCQSADCPCPLPIVVETGRPVRVTHFHPQEGSGRYLDIVASPLIDEGGRVNGIVEVWRDVTQERRLEETLLARNRDLSALNTIARTVIQSRNLEECLDIVLAEVMRISGVDVGVIFLVEGEDHTLKLRAFRGLSKEAAMVVTRVGLSDSGCAGVLDTGKPVIVSNVPHYQTTAGTALQRENLRSLAHIPLIAKGQRLGSMCVGTRVLHEFSTEEIALLTSIADQIAIAVENAQLYEELQRKEQVRGALLRAVISAQEEERKRISRELHDETSQTLSALLYTLDTAREAGSSSEMQPLLQRMRELTIHTIDEIHKIIFDLRPTMLDQLGLTAALRWYAETRLGELGVRLKVQKARDVPRLSPVVETAIFRTVQEAINNITKHSGARHATIRFARKSNALEIVVKDDGIGFDVDSIARSADPKCGWGLMGMQERISAIGGELYITSMPGNGTEIRICVSLGGDDG; encoded by the coding sequence GTGATAATCCAGCCACAATGGAATTTCATTGAGAAATCGCTTGAGCACCACGTGTCTCGTTTCTTTTGGCCCAACATCGGTCTGGGCAGGAAGATGGCGATCATCGCCGCCATTGGTGTGATTTCGCTGGTAGGCCTTTTCGCCTTTCTTGGTATAAGCGCCCTCCAAGAGAACACCGACCGCACCCTGCAAGAACGTGTAGCGCTGGCCCAGACCATGGCCAGTCGTATCGATTACGTCCTGGCCAACATCGATCACGCCCTGACCACTGCCGCCACACAAGAGGAGTTAGTGGATCCGACGCAACGCGAAGATGCCTTGAAAGCCGTAGCTCATCGCCTTGCCCTTTTTGGTGACCAGGTCTATCTACTTGATAACAAGGGAAGAATCCTCATGACACAACCACCAAGCGCCCCCTCTCTCTCACTGGACCATGCCACCCCGGTGGTGAGTGTTTTGAAAGGCGAACGTTTCTCGATATCAAGCACCATCGACGCTCATAATCCCCAGCCATCAGTCCTGGCAGCTGCCCCCATTCGAAACGCTGCGGGAGAGGTGATCGGTTTACTTGCCCTGACCATCGACTTGAACGGGTCGAACATTGGCGTCTTGGCCAATTCTCCTGCCCTGGGCGAAACTAGCTATGCAGATCTTGTGGATGCTAATGGTGTGATCCTTTCCAGCAGCCGATCCGATCGCGTTTCAAAGTTCGGCGATCACAGTGGCAATCTAATCAGGATGATCCAAGACCATCGCCCGCTTGTGACGACCTGTCATGACTGTCATGTCTCGTCGTGGGGTCTGGACCGCCAGCGCGAGGTGTTGGCCTTTGCACCCCTGTATCGGGCTCAGTGGGGAGTCGCAGTTCATCAAGGCGAAGCTGAAGCGTTCGCGCCGAGGCATCAATTGCTGTCAAAGATTTTCACCCTGGGCGCAATGGCGCTGTTGGGTGTGCTGGGACTGGTCTATGTGACTACGCGCATGGTGATCACGCCCGTACAGGCTCTCACAACAGCGACGCGGCGCATAGCCAGTGGTGACCTGAAGACACCTTTAGAGGTGCATGGTCGTGATGAGATCGGCACCCTAACCCGCTCTTTTGATGAAATGCGCTTGCGTTTGAAGACGTCCATGGAAGAGAGCCAGGCATGGAACCGCGAACTCGATAGGCGTGTGCAGGAGCGCACAGCTGCATGTGTTGCGGCGCAAGAGGAAGCCCAGCGCTCGCGTGACCAACTCCAAACAGTGATGGACAGTCTCAGTGATGAGCTGATGGTGATTGATCGGGACTATCGTGTGAGACAGGTTAATGCGAGGCTAAGCAGGCATCTAGACGACGGATGTGCTGCTATCGGCAAGTCCTGTTACGAAATCGCTCACGGGTCCACGCCCTGTCAATCAGCCGATTGTCCATGTCCGCTACCCATCGTAGTCGAGACAGGTCGGCCTGTTCGTGTGACGCACTTTCACCCCCAGGAGGGCTCAGGGCGTTATCTGGACATCGTTGCCTCTCCGCTTATAGATGAAGGTGGACGGGTAAATGGCATCGTTGAGGTATGGCGTGATGTGACTCAAGAGAGACGTCTCGAGGAAACGCTACTCGCCCGTAATCGTGATCTCTCAGCGCTGAATACTATTGCTCGTACCGTCATTCAATCACGGAATCTGGAGGAGTGTCTGGATATCGTGCTGGCCGAGGTTATGCGGATCAGCGGAGTGGACGTGGGTGTGATCTTTCTAGTTGAAGGGGAGGATCACACCCTGAAGTTGCGGGCGTTTCGAGGGTTATCGAAAGAGGCGGCTATGGTCGTTACACGCGTTGGACTCAGCGATAGTGGGTGTGCTGGGGTACTGGACACCGGCAAACCTGTCATAGTATCGAACGTTCCTCATTACCAGACAACGGCGGGTACCGCCCTTCAACGGGAAAATCTACGCTCATTGGCCCATATCCCATTGATCGCTAAAGGCCAAAGGCTGGGGAGCATGTGTGTTGGTACACGTGTACTGCACGAATTTTCAACGGAAGAGATCGCGCTGCTCACCTCTATAGCCGACCAAATCGCCATTGCTGTTGAGAACGCGCAGCTATATGAGGAGTTGCAGCGCAAAGAGCAAGTGCGTGGTGCCTTATTGCGTGCAGTCATTTCCGCACAGGAAGAGGAACGTAAACGTATCTCAAGAGAATTACACGATGAAACCAGCCAGACGTTGAGCGCGCTTTTGTATACCCTTGATACAGCAAGAGAGGCGGGCTCCTCATCAGAGATGCAGCCACTGCTGCAACGAATGCGGGAACTGACCATCCATACCATCGACGAAATCCATAAGATTATCTTCGATCTGCGCCCGACGATGCTCGATCAGCTGGGGTTGACAGCGGCGCTGCGCTGGTATGCAGAGACACGGCTGGGAGAGCTGGGGGTGCGCCTTAAGGTGCAGAAGGCTAGAGATGTGCCTCGCTTGTCACCGGTAGTTGAAACAGCGATCTTTCGTACCGTGCAAGAAGCAATCAATAACATTACTAAGCATTCCGGGGCACGCCACGCTACCATAAGGTTCGCTCGAAAATCGAATGCGCTGGAGATTGTCGTTAAGGACGATGGCATCGGCTTCGATGTGGACTCAATTGCCCGTTCCGCCGATCCGAAATGCGGTTGGGGATTGATGGGCATGCAGGAACGGATCAGCGCTATCGGGGGTGAACTTTATATCACCTCCATGCCCGGTAATGGCACAGAGATTCGGATCTGCGTTTCCCTTGGAGGTGATGATGGATAA
- a CDS encoding response regulator transcription factor — MMDKIRVLVVDDHAILRDGICSLLARRDDLQVIGEAANGLEALKQVETLRPDVVLLDISMPVMDGLEATRRIKQAFPEVKILVLTQHDNNEYVFPVLEAGAAGYVLKKSGGAELVAAIRAVYQEDAFLHPAVAREVIARMREAAEECGQQPRLTERETEVLKLITEGLSSREIAEKLCLSPKTVMVHRANIMEKLGIHSRAELVRYAIRQGLIKP, encoded by the coding sequence ATGATGGATAAAATTCGGGTCCTGGTTGTTGATGACCATGCTATCCTGCGCGATGGTATATGTTCATTGTTGGCGCGGCGAGATGACCTTCAAGTCATCGGGGAGGCGGCGAACGGGTTAGAGGCATTGAAGCAGGTAGAAACACTCAGACCGGACGTGGTGCTGCTGGATATTTCGATGCCTGTGATGGACGGGCTTGAGGCGACCCGCCGGATCAAGCAGGCATTTCCAGAGGTGAAGATACTCGTTCTAACTCAGCACGATAACAATGAGTATGTTTTCCCCGTGTTGGAGGCTGGCGCCGCTGGTTACGTTTTGAAAAAATCTGGTGGAGCGGAGTTGGTCGCTGCTATCCGTGCTGTGTACCAGGAGGATGCCTTCCTGCATCCCGCTGTTGCTCGCGAGGTGATAGCTCGAATGAGGGAGGCAGCCGAAGAATGTGGGCAACAGCCACGCTTGACTGAACGGGAAACAGAGGTACTCAAGTTGATCACGGAAGGGTTGAGTAGCCGTGAGATCGCTGAAAAGTTGTGCTTAAGTCCAAAGACGGTCATGGTGCATCGCGCGAATATCATGGAGAAGCTAGGTATCCACAGTCGTGCTGAGCTCGTCAGGTATGCCATTCGGCAGGGACTGATCAAGCCGTAA
- the dsrA gene encoding dissimilatory-type sulfite reductase subunit alpha, producing the protein MPDSETPLLDELEKGPWPSFVRDMREAAQKKPAAKDLMRQLELSYKEKVGHWKHGGIVGVKGYGGGVIGRYSDRPDLFPNVEMFHTLRVNQPSGWFYTTKALRALCDVWDKHGSGLTNFHGATGDIILLGTTTEHLQLCFDDLAEIGFDLGGSGSCLRTPSACVGPARCEYACIDTLDICHDLTVAYQEQLHRPMFPYKFKIKVAGCPNDCVASIARSDLSVIGTWKGNIQIDEDEVGKYWESGFDIQGEVVDLCPTKCMEWDAHSRTLKINDRECNRCMHCINQMPKALRPGEQRGATILVGGKAPIVQGALLSWVVVPFMKMEPPYGELKDLVNKIFDWWDENAKMRERLGELINRLGMGQFLRATGLRPVPQMIIRPRANPYYFWSAEEVK; encoded by the coding sequence ATGCCAGATTCAGAAACACCCCTCCTGGATGAACTGGAAAAAGGGCCCTGGCCGAGCTTCGTAAGGGATATGAGGGAGGCTGCGCAGAAGAAACCAGCGGCGAAAGACCTGATGCGACAGCTTGAGTTATCTTACAAAGAGAAGGTTGGGCACTGGAAGCATGGGGGGATCGTTGGCGTAAAAGGGTATGGTGGAGGTGTGATTGGGCGCTATTCAGATCGACCGGACCTTTTCCCTAACGTGGAGATGTTTCACACCTTGCGGGTCAACCAGCCCTCTGGTTGGTTCTACACCACTAAGGCCTTGCGCGCACTTTGCGATGTGTGGGACAAACATGGAAGCGGGTTAACCAACTTCCATGGGGCCACGGGTGACATCATCCTTTTGGGTACGACAACAGAGCACCTACAGCTCTGTTTCGACGATCTGGCGGAGATCGGCTTTGATCTAGGGGGTTCAGGGTCGTGCTTGCGGACCCCCAGTGCCTGTGTAGGACCGGCGCGATGCGAATATGCCTGTATCGACACTCTAGACATATGTCACGATCTCACGGTAGCATACCAGGAACAACTTCACCGTCCAATGTTCCCTTACAAGTTTAAGATCAAAGTTGCCGGTTGTCCTAACGACTGTGTGGCCTCCATCGCCAGGTCGGACTTGTCCGTGATTGGCACCTGGAAGGGGAACATTCAGATCGATGAGGATGAGGTTGGTAAGTACTGGGAATCAGGGTTTGATATTCAAGGTGAGGTGGTCGATCTGTGCCCAACCAAATGCATGGAATGGGATGCACATTCCCGGACATTGAAGATCAATGATAGGGAATGCAACCGCTGCATGCATTGCATCAACCAGATGCCTAAGGCATTGCGTCCTGGTGAGCAACGTGGGGCCACTATCCTGGTAGGTGGCAAGGCCCCCATCGTTCAAGGGGCTTTACTCTCCTGGGTAGTCGTGCCCTTTATGAAGATGGAGCCCCCATACGGAGAGCTGAAGGACCTGGTCAACAAAATCTTTGACTGGTGGGATGAGAACGCCAAGATGCGTGAACGCTTGGGAGAACTGATCAACCGGCTCGGGATGGGGCAGTTCTTGCGCGCCACAGGTCTGCGGCCAGTTCCCCAGATGATCATACGACCACGAGCGAACCCCTACTACTTCTGGTCGGCTGAGGAGGTGAAATAA
- the dsrB gene encoding dissimilatory-type sulfite reductase subunit beta: MARTDFGPPHYTQMLPPVIQRNYGKWKYHERLKPGLLKHVAESGDELYTVRAGSERLLSTDRVREICDIADKYCEGYVRFTSRHNIEFLVSDGSKVEQLIAELRNKGYPVGGTGHSITNIVHTQGWAHCHTPATDASGLVKALMDELYDYFMSWKLPAYCRISLACCLNMCGAVHCSDVAILGIHRKPPKPNHEIIRTKCEIPNVIAACPTGAIRPDPKEKSLIINEKRCMYCGNCYTMCPGLPLADAEGDGVSIWVGGKVSSARTPPAFSRLVIPYLPNNPPRWPETVAAVKNIIETWARHAHKHERMGEWIERIGWDRFFLLTGIPFTEQLIDDFTFATETFRTTPAFKW; this comes from the coding sequence ATGGCCCGCACAGATTTTGGTCCCCCTCATTACACGCAGATGCTACCCCCCGTGATTCAGAGGAATTACGGAAAATGGAAATATCATGAGCGTCTCAAGCCCGGGCTCCTGAAGCATGTTGCTGAATCAGGTGACGAACTGTATACCGTTCGGGCCGGGTCAGAGCGCTTGCTGAGCACTGATCGTGTCAGAGAGATCTGCGATATCGCCGATAAATACTGTGAAGGGTACGTTCGTTTCACCAGTCGGCATAACATAGAATTCCTTGTCTCTGATGGAAGTAAGGTGGAACAGCTCATAGCTGAGCTCAGGAACAAAGGGTATCCGGTAGGTGGTACAGGACACTCCATTACCAACATCGTGCATACTCAGGGCTGGGCCCACTGCCATACTCCAGCGACAGATGCCTCTGGCCTGGTGAAGGCGTTGATGGACGAGCTGTATGACTACTTTATGAGCTGGAAATTACCAGCTTACTGCCGTATCTCCCTGGCCTGCTGTCTAAATATGTGCGGTGCAGTACACTGCTCGGACGTCGCCATACTTGGGATACACCGCAAACCACCAAAGCCCAACCACGAGATCATCCGTACCAAGTGCGAAATACCCAATGTGATCGCTGCTTGCCCTACAGGTGCCATTCGCCCAGATCCCAAGGAGAAAAGTCTGATCATCAACGAAAAGCGGTGTATGTATTGCGGCAACTGCTACACGATGTGCCCTGGCTTACCTCTAGCAGATGCTGAGGGCGATGGGGTCTCCATTTGGGTTGGAGGCAAGGTTTCCAGTGCCCGCACTCCTCCTGCTTTCTCCCGCCTGGTCATCCCTTATTTGCCCAACAATCCACCGCGCTGGCCTGAGACTGTGGCCGCAGTAAAGAACATCATCGAGACCTGGGCCAGGCATGCTCATAAGCATGAGCGCATGGGGGAGTGGATCGAGCGGATCGGCTGGGACCGCTTCTTCCTGCTCACAGGCATCCCCTTCACTGAGCAATTGATCGATGACTTTACCTTTGCCACCGAGACGTTCCGTACTACTCCGGCCTTCAAGTGGTAG
- a CDS encoding GntR family transcriptional regulator, with translation MPGETEEELKGKIIEFFKKKGKMLTARDVANGLGIDHPTAKKALSELVKDGALEFVSYGGATFIKLPE, from the coding sequence ATGCCAGGTGAAACTGAAGAGGAACTCAAGGGGAAGATCATTGAGTTCTTCAAAAAGAAGGGGAAGATGCTTACCGCTCGGGATGTGGCCAATGGATTAGGGATCGATCACCCCACCGCAAAGAAGGCGCTATCCGAGTTGGTAAAAGACGGGGCACTGGAGTTCGTTTCCTATGGCGGTGCAACGTTCATCAAGCTACCAGAGTAA
- a CDS encoding TusE/DsrC/DsvC family sulfur relay protein — translation MPTFKYDGNEIEVDEDGFMQEPALWNEQIAQALAKAEEVEELTSDHWKVISYLRNYYQEFGIAPMIRKLCKDTGFDLKYIYKLFPGGPAKGACKVAGLPKPTGCV, via the coding sequence ATGCCAACATTCAAATACGATGGTAACGAGATAGAAGTGGATGAGGATGGGTTCATGCAGGAGCCGGCTCTGTGGAATGAGCAAATCGCCCAAGCACTGGCCAAGGCAGAGGAGGTCGAGGAATTAACATCGGATCACTGGAAGGTCATCAGCTATCTGCGCAACTATTATCAGGAATTTGGTATTGCACCAATGATTCGTAAGCTGTGCAAGGATACCGGATTCGACCTGAAGTATATCTATAAACTCTTTCCAGGTGGTCCGGCCAAGGGTGCCTGTAAGGTCGCTGGTCTGCCCAAACCCACTGGTTGTGTGTAA
- a CDS encoding respiratory nitrate reductase subunit gamma: MKESPAAQSDDNSQPVPFKQREETPVDLSALYTTIMTIIFTAAFYLTILLFIVGMVYRIQVWVKTPAPLPIPLTPAPKSVFGMLARVVGDFFLFQNLLKGTRLLWIGGWLFHLCLLGVFLRHLRYFLYPVPDWIMTVQTIGIYAGFLLPLPILYLFYRRVSITRTLYVSSMADYFILFLLLCIAGTGMLMHYYARPYLVDIKAFILGLITFAPVGLPSDPIFQIHFGLVLLLVAYFPFSKLVHGIGLLFNPVRTQIFDVRRRYVNPWNYPLNEAKILTNSEAKSGVTLQ, from the coding sequence GTGAAAGAATCACCAGCCGCCCAGAGCGACGATAATTCACAACCAGTTCCATTCAAACAGCGTGAGGAAACCCCCGTGGATCTCTCCGCACTTTACACTACCATAATGACCATAATTTTCACAGCGGCATTCTATCTCACTATCCTTTTATTCATCGTCGGGATGGTGTACCGTATCCAGGTCTGGGTGAAAACGCCAGCCCCCTTGCCTATTCCCTTGACGCCAGCACCAAAATCTGTTTTTGGCATGTTGGCTCGAGTAGTAGGTGATTTTTTCCTGTTTCAAAATTTATTAAAGGGAACACGCTTGTTGTGGATTGGCGGATGGCTCTTTCATCTCTGCTTGTTAGGTGTATTCCTACGTCATCTCCGTTATTTTCTCTATCCAGTTCCAGATTGGATAATGACGGTGCAAACTATCGGAATCTACGCCGGCTTCCTTCTACCCCTGCCCATCCTCTATCTCTTCTATCGGCGAGTGTCTATCACGCGGACCCTTTATGTCTCCTCTATGGCCGATTATTTCATCCTCTTTCTTTTGCTGTGTATCGCCGGCACGGGTATGTTGATGCACTATTATGCCCGCCCCTATCTTGTTGACATTAAAGCGTTCATTCTGGGCCTGATCACCTTTGCCCCCGTGGGGCTCCCCAGCGACCCCATCTTCCAGATTCACTTTGGCTTAGTACTGTTATTAGTTGCGTATTTCCCCTTCAGCAAACTGGTCCACGGTATAGGACTGCTGTTTAATCCAGTGCGCACCCAGATTTTTGACGTGCGCAGGCGATACGTTAATCCCTGGAACTATCCGCTGAATGAGGCAAAAATACTCACCAATAGTGAAGCAAAAAGCGGAGTGACGCTGCAGTGA
- a CDS encoding (Fe-S)-binding protein produces the protein MTYSITVPELSEDVSANIVCYPAKVKDLVAIELPAGRIPDWQERAIAKFGELLKKYRSLQVMMDSCVKCGACADKCQFYLGTGDPKNMPVARAELLRKVYRRYFTLAGRLFGKIVDAHDLDEDMLRDWYTYFYQCSECRRCSVFCPYGIDTAEITMAAREIMASIGIGTKYVTEVIAKVYEQGNNLGIPPLAWKDNCEFLEEELREETGKDIRLPVDEVGAEVLLVMPSADNFANTDTMMGYAKLFYAAGVSWTTSTYCNEAGNFGLFLNFHNLKKVNKRIVDAARELKVKRIIWGECGHAWRAGIMTDALNGPLDFLDTPYPMHICQLTADLIRRGAFKLDRSGNDDMLVTYHDPCNPARAGQLLEEPREIIAATCNNFVEMPAETIRQKTVCCGAGGGLLTDEIMPTRFAGGKIRAEACRSTGATYLATPCAICKAQLPEVMKHYKVDVRVGGVHDLFSKALVL, from the coding sequence GTGACTTATTCCATCACGGTTCCAGAACTATCAGAGGACGTATCGGCGAACATAGTCTGCTATCCAGCTAAGGTGAAGGACCTGGTGGCCATCGAACTGCCTGCTGGTCGTATACCAGACTGGCAGGAAAGGGCTATAGCGAAATTCGGCGAATTACTTAAAAAATATCGTTCGCTGCAGGTGATGATGGATAGTTGCGTAAAATGTGGTGCGTGTGCAGATAAGTGCCAGTTTTATCTGGGCACGGGCGACCCCAAGAATATGCCCGTTGCCCGGGCCGAATTGCTACGTAAGGTGTATCGTCGCTATTTCACGCTGGCTGGGCGTTTGTTCGGGAAGATCGTGGATGCTCATGATCTGGATGAAGACATGCTCCGTGATTGGTATACCTACTTCTACCAGTGCTCGGAATGCCGCCGTTGTTCAGTCTTTTGCCCATACGGGATCGATACAGCGGAAATTACCATGGCCGCACGGGAGATCATGGCCTCCATCGGCATTGGGACGAAGTATGTGACAGAAGTGATTGCCAAGGTCTACGAACAGGGGAATAATCTCGGCATACCACCCCTAGCATGGAAAGATAATTGCGAGTTCCTCGAAGAGGAGCTACGTGAGGAAACAGGTAAGGATATTCGGTTGCCTGTGGACGAGGTGGGTGCAGAGGTTCTGTTAGTGATGCCTTCAGCGGACAATTTTGCTAACACCGACACGATGATGGGGTATGCCAAGTTATTCTACGCGGCTGGAGTGAGCTGGACGACTAGCACTTACTGCAATGAAGCGGGAAATTTCGGGTTGTTTCTCAATTTTCACAATCTAAAGAAGGTGAACAAGCGCATTGTGGATGCGGCGAGGGAGCTGAAGGTGAAACGCATCATCTGGGGTGAGTGTGGCCATGCCTGGCGTGCTGGCATAATGACCGATGCCCTGAACGGCCCTCTGGATTTTCTCGATACACCTTACCCAATGCATATCTGTCAACTCACCGCAGACCTAATTCGGCGGGGTGCCTTCAAACTTGACCGCAGCGGGAACGATGACATGCTAGTCACGTACCACGACCCATGCAATCCCGCCCGAGCGGGCCAACTGCTGGAGGAACCCAGAGAGATAATTGCCGCAACCTGTAACAACTTCGTCGAGATGCCCGCTGAAACCATCCGCCAGAAAACTGTGTGTTGCGGCGCAGGTGGCGGACTTCTGACCGATGAGATCATGCCTACACGCTTTGCCGGTGGCAAGATTCGAGCAGAGGCATGTCGCTCGACTGGAGCCACCTATCTGGCCACCCCCTGTGCGATCTGCAAGGCCCAGTTGCCAGAGGTGATGAAACACTATAAGGTCGACGTGAGAGTGGGCGGCGTGCACGACCTTTTCTCTAAAGCACTAGTGTTATGA
- a CDS encoding Rieske (2Fe-2S) protein — MSDATYTPIKGPRPSQLVTRRDFLIGLLASIVAAMGLGQFVYPLYRYLSAAPKGVPRPMTIPLSELPAGAVKTIVYGDEPAIVMNRTNGIRAFSLVCTHLGCIVKWEPAKQQFVCPCHDGRFDKNGKVISGPPPIPLEQLRLRELPDQIIVGGT; from the coding sequence ATGAGTGACGCAACCTATACCCCTATCAAGGGGCCACGCCCATCCCAGTTGGTGACACGACGCGATTTCTTAATCGGTCTGCTGGCGTCTATCGTTGCCGCTATGGGTCTGGGCCAGTTCGTCTATCCCCTTTATAGATATCTTTCTGCCGCGCCAAAGGGTGTACCACGCCCAATGACCATCCCCTTATCTGAATTACCTGCAGGCGCAGTTAAGACTATAGTTTACGGTGATGAACCGGCCATTGTGATGAATAGGACCAACGGGATTCGGGCCTTCTCGCTGGTGTGCACGCATCTCGGTTGCATCGTGAAGTGGGAACCGGCAAAACAACAGTTCGTCTGTCCGTGTCACGATGGGCGATTTGATAAGAATGGTAAGGTGATTTCCGGACCTCCCCCCATCCCGTTGGAGCAACTGCGCCTTAGAGAATTACCGGACCAGATCATTGTAGGAGGCACATGA
- a CDS encoding cytochrome b N-terminal domain-containing protein: MITAVNAVVDWLDERFQIRQLVRDELTEKVVPKGFHWLRCFGGISLVIFIIMTLSGMFLMLYYIPETDKAFQSIVNIDNSVSFGWLVRRIHAVGSNLMIITVVIHMLRVFYQGAFKKPRELHWVSGVFLLLLTLALCFSGYVLVWSQMSFWATTVVTNSVRVTPFIGDGLLLLIRGSNLVTQATLSRFFALHVVIIPVVLVLFMLFHFWMIRRTGISQPL; this comes from the coding sequence ATGATAACTGCAGTGAATGCGGTAGTGGATTGGCTTGACGAACGCTTCCAGATCCGTCAGCTCGTGCGAGACGAGCTGACGGAAAAGGTTGTTCCCAAGGGATTTCACTGGCTGCGCTGTTTCGGAGGGATCTCCCTGGTAATCTTTATTATTATGACCCTATCGGGAATGTTTCTAATGCTCTATTACATACCAGAGACAGATAAGGCATTCCAGAGCATTGTGAACATCGATAACAGCGTTTCCTTCGGCTGGTTGGTTCGCCGCATTCACGCTGTCGGCTCAAATCTGATGATAATTACGGTAGTCATTCACATGCTACGTGTGTTCTACCAAGGTGCATTCAAAAAACCTCGCGAGCTGCACTGGGTATCGGGTGTATTCCTGCTGCTCCTTACTCTGGCCTTGTGCTTCTCGGGCTATGTTTTGGTGTGGTCACAGATGTCGTTTTGGGCGACGACTGTCGTGACCAACTCAGTGCGAGTGACTCCGTTCATTGGTGATGGACTATTGCTGTTGATTAGGGGTAGCAATCTGGTGACACAAGCCACACTTTCGCGGTTCTTCGCCTTGCATGTGGTCATTATTCCGGTGGTGCTCGTGCTTTTTATGCTGTTCCATTTTTGGATGATTCGACGCACTGGTATCTCCCAGCCGTTATGA